The Melospiza georgiana isolate bMelGeo1 chromosome 1, bMelGeo1.pri, whole genome shotgun sequence genome contains the following window.
ATCTGAGATGCTCCAGTCAAGATGTCTCACACTGATCCAGCAAGCATGATATTCCACACACACAACAAACTGAAATACATATACAATCTGTGGGCATGTACATTATATACAcatgtgcatatatataaatTCATACAACTCCAGATAGACTGCTAAACCATAAATCCTCATTCCATGTTAAAGACAATTTTTGAATTAAAAgaagtttaaataaaatttttaattctttcttcctcttttagCTCAGAATTATTGGCAGACAAAAAGTAGAACCACTCCTCTCAGCCCCTACCCCCCCTTCAAAAAGCAAACTGTACCCTCACTGCAGCAGGCTTTTACACAAATCTCTCAAGAAAACCACAGCTCCACTTCCTCCACTTTTATAGTGAGATATTAGGGCTAGGAAGCCTTAGTCATGGCCATGGTTAAAGTAATTGTTTAAAGGGTCAGAATTTCAGTCTAGGGTTTTAATTTACAGACACTCAGCAGATTTGTGTCCAGCTCCTGAGTATTCACTGGATCTGATTTTTGCTACTCTTTCCCTTCATATTGACTTTCTACATAGTGaagtctgattttaaaaatttttgtatCATTCATTTGTGAATTTGGATAGGAGTAaggtggaggaaaaaaaaccagcatcCCCTAATCAATTTGAAATCTTGCAAAAATCACCACTTTCAAACTTTCTGAGAAAGATGTAAGTTTTTCAAATATCCTCACACTCACATATGCACCTCTTCTCCTCTTCAGttataataacaaaaaaatgtcTTCTGGTTTTCCTTTCCACTGAAAATTGTTGCATACATACACTTTTCCTTCCAGTCAGTACTCATggcagtttttaaaattctgctgaaATAAGTACAGTGACAacacagtgtcacagcacagaaTGACAACACAGTTTACAGAACTTCAGCATGAACATTTCAAAGAGTACCTGATTccaaaagggaaataaaactcTTGATTTGCATTCCAAGTACCAGCTTAAAAGGAACTTAATTACATTAACTACAAAATGCTTATTACAAGATTATTTTTAAGATTCTGGTATTTTGAGTTGTaatataaagagaaatttatCCTACAAagactgattttaaaatatcccATGAAAAGGCTTAGAGAATTAAAAACCAGTTATGCTAAAATGACTTTATGATAATGGGTGACAGTGAAGAATTTGAGTGCATAACAGAGACATCTGCTttgcaaacaaaaagaaattagtGAAGTGGTCTCAATGACACTCCAAATGTTGCTTATTTCATCTGTCTATCCTCTAAAACCAGATCTACACACAGCGTCATCCCTAACAACATTTAATACAGCtatcaaaaaaggaaaaaaggaaaggcaatGTACAGTAAGGAATTTAGGGACACAGGACTGGGCCATTGTTTCTGATGCATCATAGAATTGCTTTCATAAGCTGATCAAAATACTTCTTAAATTAAAGTGACAGGAAACTCATTGGAGGAGAGTTAAGGGACACTGGAGGTTAAAGAGAccaatttttgtctttttggtCCCTACCCACACAGCCACAGTAGCCATGAGGCACAATAACTCATCAGTTGCTCAGCTGCACAATTACTTTTAAGCTGTTCCATTTAAATGTAAGTTGATTTATGAAGCAGATCATGCAATTAATACGcgggaaaaaaccctcacaaaTGAAGATGATGCTTCTGCTGCCCTGAACTGACTGAAGAGCCACCACCATGGGGGTGGGAGATCCACTCTTCACCCTGAGGCTTAGCACAATAAGCTAAGTTCTCACAGAAGGCAAATTTTATTTTGGatagatataaaaaaaaagtgatttctaTTTCTTCCATCAGCTGTCAGCTGTGCCTTGCAGAAATGAGTAACAATTTGTTTGATATTGGGACATCTTAGTAGTTTGTGAAGTAGTTTTCAGCTAGCTTTTATACTGGCTCTATACAGGGCTGAAAAGCTCACTTTGCACTCAATGCCTTCTGGCTCAGCTTCACCACTCTGCATTTTGAACAGGGGTTGACTGAGTATTAGGTTTGATTTGTCTTTACTGAAAGTAAATCCAGTGTCAGGCCAAAGTAACACAGTGGATAACTGTTTAGCACTCAGATTCCTCAGAGAAAGAAGGGACCTGGACTGATAACCATCTCTTTTCACAGTAATAAATGCATAAGAAAGTAAGAACTCTACCATCAGTGACCTAGGAGCACAAAGGTGTTGGCAATTCAGGTGCTGCACACTTCCTGgaatcaggacttaaaagcaagaTTTAACAGTTTGAAAATGTaacatcttttttccttttgtaaagGAAGTGAGAAcagtttttccattttcagaaaTCATCAGTGTATCATTAGCACCCAATATAAATTCTGAGAATCCAGCATATGCTTTTGAtaacagataaaataaaataatttggaagtacattaaatatttaagtatCTGATAAGTTTCTCACATGTGTAGTTGTAGATTTCTGAGACTGACAAAGTGAAAGGGAGAGACTGAAAGAGATTATGTGACTGATTTGGGGAAGCAAACCTTGACCCTTTGTCTTCCACCAATTTAAAACCCACATAAAAGTACTTTATAAATCTAACATTTTTAATAGGCAGACCTGGTCATCTATTGAAGGTAAACAATTCCAATTTTCCTTTGTAATACAATCATTCCAGAAAAGTCTTTAATCAAAATATGTTAGCCAGAGTGATAAATCACTTAGAACAATAAAATCACCTGCATGAGCAAACACAGCTTCTGTCAGTAATTGTGCTTCCTTGCCCTAGGCATGAGTTTGTTACATATGGGAAGTGATAATACTTGTGTTTACAGTTCCCAGTatcacattttcctttcccagctcacaCTTACTCATACATATGCTTACCCAGCAGCAGTTACATAAGATGCAATTCCAAACATTTATAATCCACCTCTTGCAAACAATAAACTGCATCAAATTAGCCCCTGATGTGCTTTGTACTATCAAAGCAATTTGCAGATCCATCATGAAGTATCAGGACTATTATTTGTCTGCAGTCAGTAAAACTGGTTTTTTCTGACAGTGTTACCTGCAAGTGCTGGGTTATGTGAACTTACTGTCATATAACTGAGACACCCTGAGGCAAAAGGACAATTCAGCAACCCCCCTTTCTGGGAGTTGGAGTACATTTCCATCTGATCCAACACCCTGAGATGTCCCAGAAGCAACATCAGCGATGCTCCAATTTCTCCCGGTGATGTCCATCACCCCCTACACATTACAGAATTTTTGGGGACCCCTGAACCCTGCCCTTACCTTGACTAACCTGTTCCCTTGCTAGCTGTTCAGTTCTATCTACAGACCGTGAGCCCTTTCCACATGGCAGCCACCAGAGCAGAGaatatttctttccatttgtttttttGTACATTTGGTTTTTCCTATATTTAAACCTCCTCTGTGGGACAGATTTATTGCTCTTCTCAGAGGAATGTTGCCCTCATTTATTCACCTAGTGCTATGCCTAACTACTgtaaagaaaaatcagtgtgtAGCTTAAGTTGAAAGGCAACAATAACAAATAATTTACTTTCTCGTTAACACTtcataattattatatataactTTCTTTGTCTGGCCATTTCCATATCCTGGAAACAGTAATTCTCAccacatttctttaaaatttgcAGCATGTGGGAGATGTTCAGGCCCTCAAATTTTACTGGCACTCAGCATGAGATACTACCAACTCAGAAGGTTTGCCTCTAGAGTCCTTGTTGCCAGATTCAAGCAGCAGGTAGGTTCTACCAGCTGGATCATTCTGAAAGTGGGGTTTCCTGACTGACAATTGCTTTCAGTGAACAGGAATTCATACTCTGTCTTGTAGAGCCATCTTTGAGAGATGATAGAGGTACAACAGAATGTTAGGGAAAAGAACATCTGCTCAATGTCAGAATAGTGCCCACTACCTCAGCAAAGACTGTCATTAGTGCCAGCCATGGTGCAGGCACTGCTCTGTCCTTTCAGCTGTGTTCAGTGAAAGGAACCAAACCCAGAGGTCTGAGGCATCAGTGGGGgtcagcacagggagcagagggattAGCAGGAAATGTACACACACATTAGAAAAGACTCCACAGAAGTATTGCTACcacaaaacaataaatcaaaaaccaaacaactcaTATCCCTTTCTGTTGCCTTGAAAtagacttggaaaaaaaatccacaatttACATTGGATAACAGTTTCAGCAGAAACCTTAGGTTAGGCCTTTTTTTCTGCAAACCAAAATGCAAGTAGGGCACCAGCTAGAATggaaatataaattattatttagcTAAGGTCTGATCttacagaaacagcaaaaaaagcaaagtaagATCAGGACCTTAACCATGGGGGAGAAAAGAATAATATGCATGTCCCTGCTATCTAAAATCCAGTGCACTTGTATTGGTTTAGCAGGCTGTGTTATATTCCCTTCATGcttgtatttaaagaaaaagagtaaCAAGAGGTATTTGAATTTAGCATACAAAGACTACAAGAAACTGAAAAAGATATAaagcctgaagaaaagcagTGGTGCCCACTGGCTCTGTTATCAACCTAGACGATAGGCATATGAAAATAAGTTGCTTGGTCATTGTAACATTAAACTATGAAAAATCCTCCCCTGCAGAGCAAGAGATAATTTATACAGCTCTTCCCCATGAACACTGTTATCTGCCCTTCCTTAACCCAGAACTCACCACAAGCTCCATAGGCTGCATCATGTTCAAAACACCAAACACTGGCGCTTGCATACAAGACCATGGTATTTTTCATGCTCTTgatttaaagaatttttaaattgttattttaGACTCTTTCACTAAAGCAAAATTGATTCCAGCTTTACAGTTGAAAAGTGTCTAGTAGCATATAATGCCACGAATGAATGTGCTGTTTTGTAACCTGAAACCATCACATATTTCTGGATACTCCACACACCAATGAGTATTAACCTAATTATAATTAAGGTTTCTTAAATTACTCTTAATTACactttataaaaatgaaataacaaaaaGCTCGTGTAATATTACAAATGCTTATGACTGCCTCTCAGAGCTCTTCAAAAACTGCAAGAAGTGACCATGTCTATCAAACTCCTGTTAGGAATGCCACCTTGTGGATAAAAGATGTATGGAACAACGATTCCAGGTAAATGTCACTAAAATTTTTACTTGCAAAAAACTGGTTTTACAGAAATAAGCTGCTCTTGTGGTGTTTCAGAACTGCATCAAATTCTTTTATTAACCTTTCTGGTAGAAAAATACTGTGAATATGGCTCATCTGTATAAAATGCTAATTAATTATGCAGGGAGCACTGGTTTCATTAGGAGATGGGATGCATTTATTAGCATTTTAAACAGAATCAGATTGCTACAGATACTTATAAAAGAAGTCCACTAAATGCCTGCTCTATTTAGATATAATTTAGTGAATTAGtttaaaatgtaatgaaaaaataCACTTAAATCAAAATATGTTGCTAGAGCAGAACCTGTTAgtacattttaccttctctaagCTTTAATTGATATATAAAAGTTCAAGTTTAACTATAAAAAGGAACTATtggattttttcatttgtcATATAAATCTTATTATGAGCTGAAGATGAATTTTAAATGGCCATTGGATTGCAGGTTGCTTGTAAGAGCTGAGAAAAAAGGGGCCCAAAAGCATCTAATAAATTTCAAAAGACCTCCAACTTTTAAAAGCTTGAGAAGATAAATAATAATTAGCTACATTCAATAAAGCTGACATTTACACAGACACTTTCCTCCTGTGCTGTTCACCTCATTTTCATAATGAAAGTATATATAGCCCAAACCATCACAAGGCGTATTGTATAATGAAATTTAAAACTAATGAGCCATATCCTAATAGCCATGAGTCAAGTCAGGGTATGCATTAGTAGCCCATTTGCAATTCTCTAGAGACAGAAAGAACAAGGCTAAACATATCCAGTAGCCTTTTTTGCTCTGTGTACTGATCACACCACAGCAGAACTGAAATTAGCTCATAATCTCTATCTCTGAAATCTCTGTGAAATGCTGTTCATGCTTTTGTTAAAGGCAAGTTACTCCCGGGGCAGCCAAACACAGCTTGTGATTGGTTTCACCTCTTTTGTAACATGGGTCTGACTTGTCTGAATTAGTCCTCTTTCTATCAAATCACATTTTTCAGGAAATCATCAGACTAGGGATGCCTTTACTGTTCTGTTATGTACTTTTATCTCTTTTTGTAACGTGTCCTTCTGCTTAGACTTGCTGGATCACTCTTCCTCTGCTACGTGGAACAGCTCTTTATTATCAATTTTTCTCCAAAGATGGTCCATTTAGGCTGATTCTTCTTTCACTAAATTAAGCAGATTCTGGTTTTTGAGTCTCTCATGCCAGTGGttctttttaatacttttattGCTGTCATGACTTTTCCCAGCATTACTGAAAATTGTGACTATTGAAATTGAACATAATATTCTTCCAAAAGGTTACACCAAAGCCAAATACAGACAGCAGTATTTCTTCCCTGGCAGTATTCCCACTTCTAACCTCAGGATCTCACTGGTCCTTTTGGCCACAAGGCATGCTGAAATTTCATGCTCAGTTGAGAATGCACATCATCTCCAGACACCATTCAAAGTCAGCATTTCCTATCACAAATTATTTCAACTTGCTAAGTATGTTCTCAAACCTCTGTTCTCTTAAAAACACAGGTCTACTTTAGGCCAGAGTGAAATGCAAATTGCTTACAGCTCCTAACCAAGCAATTAATCTTGCTCTGATTAAGTGGCTCCTTAGTATTTAAGTTTTGTGGCATCTGGAGATTTGAATAGTCATTACTTTATTTCCTCCTATGTTCTTAATAAACTCATGGTTAAGAGCCAAATCTTATGTGAACTCACATAACAAATCTGTTCAgtcttttctttctaatttaCATTTTGAGTTCTTTCAGGCTTGACTCAATTATTGTCATAATGAATTTTAAATCTGGGGGTGATACCCTCCATGTTTCTATAACAACaactctttaaaataaaaggaactATTTAAAAATCTAAGTCTATTCCAAATACCAGTGACAAAATATCGAAATAAAATGCTAGAGTAACAATTCCCGTGCTATGTAACTGATTTTGTGAAACTTGAGATAcactttttatgaaaaatgtgTTCCTATGTTGTGCAAGGAAAACAGAGTGGCTGCTCCCCTTGGTTAAATTTTATAATATCAGACACATGCAAGTAAATCAGGTCTTACCTTAATTCTACTGAATAATTTTCCTATACTGCCAAGAAGGAGACCAGACAGCATCTTAAACACTTATCAGGAAATAAAGTCTTCTCAAGTAAACTGAGCAAACAGCTTAGATCTTGGTCCACACTGAGAGATCTTGGAAAGATTTAGCTCTCTCTAAGTTGGAGAGCAACGACAGTTGTCTTTTAGATTTCTACATTCtgaaaaaatctgaagaaaCAAGCTGAGCACATTTGTAGCTGCTGTGAAAACACAGTGACATTTAAATCCTCCTTAAGCTGCTAATACATTTCAGAATCAATGGCCCACTCACATTAATTCACTGACATTAACTGCTCATTGTGGTTTCAACCATTCAAGTAATTTTTAAGCCCATGATCCTGAAATGATGTTAGCAGTGTACCAAAGTTGCTCCACATCAGCTAACAGACAACTAGCTCATCTCTCCACAGAACTAAACATGAACAAAAAACATTAAACTATCAGAGATTTCCTTTTCCATACTAATCCTCAGAATACAGGCCTTTCATGCAGCACTGGACAAGTCTGTGGTGCAATGTAAACAGTCTTTAGACATTTGCTGATTTGATCTGTGTTTCCTTTTTTATACATCGCTCCTTCCAGAATGATGCACATTATCACACTAAAATCTTAGTCTCAGCAAAGTGAATTACTAGATTATCACCAACTATACCCCAACTTTCAAGGAAACACATCTTTCAAGACTTAAAAATATCAAACTCTGAAACCACTTATTTTAGTGGATTTTCTTTATAGCAGATTGGTAAGAACTTTCAAACATATTTGCAAACAAAGAGCTATAGTGCTATATAAATCTTGCAGtgtttatttaggaaaaaatacagTGGATACAAATGAGTAATGTGTATTTCAGGTATGCCAAATATGATACACTTATTAGCAATATCTGTTCTTGATGTCCTTGAAAGCAAAGCTGACCTTTTGAACAACAAGAATCTTCCCTCTAGAGTTCCATCAGATAAAATTTTTCATCATCTCAAAAGTGTAAATAGCAATTCTTTTTATATCATAAAATACTAAGAAAACCGAATTATCTTCTGATGTTCTATTCATCCTTTACCTCATGTCTTCTCCCTGACAAGAAGGGCTGTGACTAAAGGCAAGTAATGAGCACCTGGTACATctgtaaacaaaacaaagtattttCCACATAAATATTCTTATAATAAAAAGTGTAAATATATATGTTGTGTCTCTCCTTACATTTGTTAAATTTGTCCCTGAGGTTTTTCATATAGTAGGAAGTGTTCAGCCAAGATTTATATTTACAGAAGAATACCAGCTTAACTAAAGCAATGCTTTTACTCTGGGTCAACAAAGCAAGTGGAAATGTGTAGATCTGCACGCTCACACTCTCTGTCAACCTGGATTTTATTGATTGATACTGCAACATCCTGCTAGACTAATAGGAGCAAACTGTGTATACAGCAAACCTAAATGGCTTAAGGAATCTTACTAACCAGCACAATGTAGATTTGCTCTTCTGTACCATTGGCACACTACTTTGCCTTAATAAGTTAATAGGAAATAATGTATGACAGCATCCAGGGTGCACAGTGTCTGCACTCTCAACACACAGGATGAAAAAAAGGGCACTTATGCAGAGTCTTTAATGCCTTCTGAATCTTTCATAATTCTGACAGTGGGGGAAAAGAGGACCATATCAGTAGCACAAGATTTGCTGAGCCATAGTATATCACTGACACTAAGAAAATCTGGGCTAGGAAGAAAGGAGGATTGCTTCCCTCACTATCCTCTGTACCCACAGCCAGCTATTCTGAGCATGctggaaatttttttctcttccattgctgcaggccctgcaggacAGAAGATTGTACACCACAGCTACCAGAACACAGCATTAGCACCAGCTCAAATACTGTGTACATCCAGGATCACAACACTACTGCAACATTTTATAATGTTCATTACTAGGATCCACAAGAAGATGTAGTGCAGGAAAATAGTTCACTGAAGTTAATGAAGtccaaaaaataattattttttaaaattagtaaaTACTATATTGTAAAAGCCTTTAGGCATTCTgagaaatatattaatattgtATGTGTTCATTAACCACTGCCCTTGGACACTCTAAGTCCCCAGTGAAAGCCCTTACCTAAGTACAAGTGCtcatttttttacttatttagtTTATATTGACTGCTATAATGGCTCATGTGATAGGAAAGCAGCAACCAGAAATTCAAACCATGCTTGGGCTACTGCCacaaactttaaaataatttagtcATGCCAAAATAAATCTCCTGCTAGTTTAGCTCTGACCAGTTTATCTAACACTGAGTTATCTCAGGGTAGGATGTTGGCTTCTAGTCTTATCTTGTTTAGAATCTCAGCTCTTCCCTTTCTTCTACAAAAACAAGCTCTTTGAAGATGTTTCTCTAAAGTATTGTAACAGTTTGTGACAAACAGCCCTGTGATTTAAATGGCAATaagccccatggaaccaagtaCTGCAGGATTTCCACAGAGTCCTTATGCTGAAACCAAGCCCTGTCCCAGTAATTCAGTCCAGGCagttgggtttgtttggttttgggtttttattttcaaggtTTAGAATTCTGGGTTTGTACTGAGCATGTCTAGAGAAAGCATTAAATTTTTTCCCACTTGGAATTACTGTAAGAATCAAATTGAAACAGAGAAATACAAGGTGGATGCTCACTCATCACTGATACAAGCAGTGCTCCTTTCTTGGCAATGTGCTTATGTAAggacttggattttttttaaattacataatCATGGTCTTTTCCATGTTGTATTTGGAAAATGATGAAAATTCCCCTGCCCTATGAGGACATTGAGTCTGATCTTTTCATACTACAGGAGGTTCAGTGGGCACTTCAGCACAGTTATCCAATACTTCAGTGGTGGTTAGGAAGAGATTGGAGGTTCTCTCTTCACAAGGAGCCATATGGAAATGACAAGGGGCAGAGGAGAAGGTTGCACCAGGAGAGGGTTCATTTTTGtataagaaagaaatttttacagtgagaacactggaaCAATATCCCAGGGATGTGGGAGAGTCTCCATTGCTGGAAGTTTTTATGACATAACCAGAGAGGATGTCAGATAATCTCATCTGGGCTCCCTTTGTCACAAAAGGTTGGCCCAGATGACTTATTCAGGTCACTTCCAACCTGGTCTGTTCACAATTccataaaaacaaaaagttatttttcaaaGTTACTGCAGAAATAGTGAAAAAGGTTTTAGCGAAAAACTACAAAGGTCCTAAAAAAGTATCTAAGAATGGGGGAATCTAGAAAGCTACTGTGTCACACCCCTGTTCTCAGCTACATTTAATAACACTCTGTACATATTCACTGTGGCAAAGGCACATCGTGCTGGGGACTTTTAccttcagctggaaaaaaaagacaattctTTAAAACAGTTTGCTAGATGGTGTCTTGTTCACTTCTAGTGTGGCAAAAAGTACAAGCAGGCACACAGAGGAAGCTGTCAGATATGACAACAGTTCAAAGCCTCAAGTGAATCCTGACATGTAGGAAATGTTGCCTATTGAAGAGGCAAAAAAAGGTTATCAATTACCAGATTATTTGAATCTTAGTGGGAAACACAACTTCCCATAGCTATATGTCCTTACATCTGAAGACTCTTAGCTCTTTACCTCTAACTGCATGCCACTTAAACCTTTCAATACATCATTTTACCATTTCTCATAGTATGAAATGTAGTTTATGTCCTTGTGAAATATAATCTTCAATTAGTAGAATACATTTGTCCACAACCACATGATCTCCTAGGACAATCCAGTctaatttttcttcagaaaaaaaaaaaaaaaaaaacaaacagcaaagtgCCTGTCATTAGCAAAACCACACAGATGTATTTTGGGTTACATAATGAACACTTCTGATGCTATCAGACTGGAATTCATCCTTCACTTTCCTTGATGAGATGCCAAGTAATTTGGGAAGCTTCTTTCTTACATTAATTCATGCAGAGCTCAAATAGAATAGAACATCAAGGAAATTAActtaagaaaaatatgaaaacataaGTAATTAGAACAAGAAAAGCTATATGATCTCCAAGATAAAacataatacaaaaaaaatatatttaaataaatagtgAAGTCTGTTTCTTATTTAAGAAGACAGCTGTTACCACTATCAGATTCTTCTATAGTActaaaaaaggattttaaagtTGAAAGTTCAAATAAAAAATGTCTAGGAAAGAGACTACAAGACATTAGAGAAAGAGGCACACctcaaatatattaaaaatatttaattaggcATTCTATTTGacacaggaaaatatttgtgaaaaaaaaaaaaacattaaaaacaaaattaccaGATTTTATATTTAGACACTGGCAACACAATACATAAAAAACATTATACAAGAAGGTAATATATCACAAAATTCAATGGTTCAAGGATTAACAATACAAGGGTATTTTAATCTTTGTAGTGAAATCAACTCTCATTAGTAACATATGAACACCATTATATCATTATGTTTCAGTGCCCTAAGTGAAATGAGTTAAAGTTTAATTAAACCTCCACTGACCAAAGGTTCACATCATTGTTGCAACAAAAGCAGAGCTATTAGTTCCAGAAAGGTCAGACTTCATTATCTGTCTCTTTCCATTGAGGATGCTTCAGCACTGCCAAGgagagccagcagtgctggcatcTCTGCTGTGTATGATTTGCAAAGTGGTATTCCAGTTTTTTACACTCTAGATTCACAACCTTTCACTGCCACTAGAAATCTCACACATGTTACTTACAAATACTGTTGAAAGCTTGACAACTGAATATAAAACTGTGAGATGTGCTGTGGACTGGACACAGGCCAGATGAATGATGGCTTTCATAAAGCATGCAGCTTGTTAAGAAGGTATTGCAATTGTGTTCATTGGATCAGTTGCTCAAAAAACTTTCATAAAATGATTTTGAATTAAGGTTTCTATATGGGACATCAGCACACTCATatcagcagcacagacctggTGATCCCCATTTCCTGTCTTTTTCAGGGTCTCCAATAGGCCCCAGTGGATTGGAGGCAGAGCGCTGTAAGAACTCAGCAAGTGAAGCTGACTTAATGGattctgatttatttctgcaatCCTCAAGGCCCTCAAGATAGCAGGTGCAAACTTAGAATAATGAGCTGTAGATGAAATAATAATTGGGCAAGTTCTATCTTGTAATCGATCTGCAACTACTTTAGCAACAGCTGTGTGTGTATCCAAAATATATCCTGTAGTACTGTACACAGAGTGAATGGCAGCCAGACAGTCCTCATCAGAGCACCAGCCAGCCACTAAGTCCTGCTGAAGCTTTCCAAGTAGATCTTTCTGCAGCTGGAAGTGGCCTTGATTTTCCAGCTGATTAAATAATTGTGTCACCAGTTGTCCATCTTCATTAGCAATCAGGTGTAAGTATCGCTCAAGATTGGAGGACTTCAAAATATCTACTGCTGGTGAAAaactggaaattaattttcttcccctCAAATCATAAACACCTGTTCTTATGAATTCAGTCAAAACATTGTTTTCATTGGAAGCACAAATACATTTCCTGATAGGAATTCCCATCATTTTAGCATAGAAAGCAGCTAAGATGTTGCCAAAGTTTCCCGTAGGAATGCAAATATCTACAGGGCTtccaaaagaaataataccCTGATGAACGAGATCAAGGTACGCAGAGGCATGATAAACTATCTGAGGAAGCAGTCGTGCCCAGTTTATGGAGTTTGCTGCAGCTAAAGCTGTTCCATATTCTACTGTAAGAAAGCCAGTAAAATCAGAATTAGTAAAGATTTGTTTTATAGCTGTCTGGCAAAAATCAAAATCTGATTTGACACCCACTGACCAAGCATTTTCCTTCTGACAGGCAATCATTTGTGATTTTTGAATTGGGCTTACTCcatcctcaggaaaaaaattcatcagAGCAATTCTCTGTTTGTCAGTGTCATGGAGACGACTAAAGCCATCCAGAACAGCactccccgtgtccccagaaGTAGCTACCAGAATCAAGTAATTGCAGCTTCTGGGAATGCAGTAGGCAAATAAATGTGGCATCAACTGTAATGCAAAATCTTTAAATGATGCTGTTGGTCCATGAAATAACTCAAGGAGGAACTGATTGCCTGCCAGATGCCTAACTGGAGCAACTTTAGAACAACTGAAGTTTTCTCCATAAGCAGTTTCAACAATTTCTGCCAGCCTAGAAGCAGGAATATCAGCAGGATGTATGCATCTTTCTAGTATCACCTGGGCTCTTTCAACGTAAGTTGCTTCTATCAGACCTTGCCATTCTTCAGCAGTGAAT
Protein-coding sequences here:
- the THNSL1 gene encoding threonine synthase-like 1, producing MFPVFQYPPLRLITQNSLSSMCLKLTFSRPVAFAQIWKSWFSSHSLLGKKNIILMGPPGAGKTTTGRIVGQKLDCPVIDIDDDVLETTWNMSVSQKMQDVGYEEFLEEEGKALLKFSASGSVISLSGSNPMHAAGMQHIKKNGIIVYLDVPTSVIMSRLKSKQMDRIVGLSPGVSLKDVLQFRKQFYKRWFDIRVLCGGDVAAEVVAEKVLDAVKRYQDSELETFISTRSSRSGRSTEEDSNKFYFSDVVIQGLALDGGLFVPERGLPKFTAEEWQGLIEATYVERAQVILERCIHPADIPASRLAEIVETAYGENFSCSKVAPVRHLAGNQFLLELFHGPTASFKDFALQLMPHLFAYCIPRSCNYLILVATSGDTGSAVLDGFSRLHDTDKQRIALMNFFPEDGVSPIQKSQMIACQKENAWSVGVKSDFDFCQTAIKQIFTNSDFTGFLTVEYGTALAAANSINWARLLPQIVYHASAYLDLVHQGIISFGSPVDICIPTGNFGNILAAFYAKMMGIPIRKCICASNENNVLTEFIRTGVYDLRGRKLISSFSPAVDILKSSNLERYLHLIANEDGQLVTQLFNQLENQGHFQLQKDLLGKLQQDLVAGWCSDEDCLAAIHSVYSTTGYILDTHTAVAKVVADRLQDRTCPIIISSTAHYSKFAPAILRALRIAEINQNPLSQLHLLSSYSALPPIHWGLLETLKKTGNGDHQVCAADMSVLMSHIETLIQNHFMKVF